The Pigmentiphaga aceris DNA segment GGCGAACAACCTAATGTGGGCTGCGGTGAACTCGATCCGCGTGCCTTTGGCGACGAGCCGGCGCTGATTTCCGCGCGCACCCACGTGCCGATTGCCGTACACCCTCGCCGCCCGGCTGCGGTGCGCAGCCTGCTGGCTGCTCATCCAGAGGTAGATGTTGTGCTGTCTGACGACGGCTTGCAGCACCTGGCACTGGCCCGCGACGTGGAAATCGTGGTGCAGGACGCCCGGGGTGTCGGCAATGGCCGCTTGCTGCCTGCCGGCCCGCTGCGTGAATCGGCTGCGCGTCTGGCCTCGGTGGATGCCTTGGTCACCAATCTGAACACAGGCGATGCACCAGGCCCTGCGCGAACAATCGCTGCCCGCCAACTGGACATGCGGGTCGCGGGCGACGTCGCCGTGAACCTGCGCAGCGGCGAAAAGCGGTCACTTGCCAGCTTTGCGAACGCGGGCAAGGTTGGTGCCGCAGCAGGCATCGGTCGGCCGTCGCGCTTCTTTTCCATGCTGCATGCCGTGGGCATCCAGCCAGTGGAAGAACTGGCCCTGCCCGACCACTATGACTACGCCGTCTCACCTTTCAGCGCAATAAATGCCGATGCGGTCCTGATCACCGAGAAAGACGCCGTAAAATGCGGACATCTCGACGATCCGCGTTTGTGGAGCGTTGCCGTGTCGGCACATCTGTCCGACCCTTATTTCTTCGATTGGCTGGAGGCCCGACTCCATGGACGTACGTTTGCTTGACATCCTGGTATGCCCGGTCTGCAAAGGCCCGCTGCGTTACGACCGCGAACGCCAGGAACTGATTTCCGAGGCTGCACGCCTGGCCTACCCGATTCGGGACGGCATTCCGATCATGCTGGAAAGCGCAGCCCGCCCGCTGCCCACGAATCACTGAAGTCGATTCATCAAGCCAGTTGCATGACCTGTTTTCCCAGGTCTGGCTTGATTGACCCATCTGCCCCGCTTTACCGACACCACCAGACTTCCCGAGTCATCGCCATCCATGGATTTCATCGCTGTCGTTCCCGCCCGAACCCGCTCGACGCGGCTGCCGGACAAACCGCTTGCCGACATCGCCGGCATGCCGATGGTCGTGCGCACTGCTCAACGTGCGCTTGCCAGCGGTGCAAAGCGTGTGGTGATCGCCACCGATGATGTGCGGGTGCAAGACGCAGCGATTGCCCACGGCATCGATGTGCTGATGACACGTGCAGATCACCCGACCGGCACCGATCGCCTGGCCGAAGTCTGCGTGCAGCTTGATCTGCCCGATGACCAGGTGGTGGTGAATGTCCAGGGCGACGAGCCCTTAATCGACCCGGCCTTGATTGCAGAGGTGGCCCGCATGCTGGGGCAGCACCCCGATGCCGCCATCTCGACGGCAGCGCATCCCATTGCAGATGCTGCAGCGCTTTTCAATCCGAACGTGGTCAAGGTGGTACGTGGTGTAGATGGCCGCGCGCTGTATTTCTCACGTGCGCCCATACCTTGGGCACGCGACGCCCTGTCGGCAAGCGAAGGAAACCAGATTCTGGCTCCGGGCTTACCCGCGCTGCACCATATCGGTTTGTACGCATATCGCGCCGGTTTCCTGCGCCGCTTCCCCACCCTGCCGACCGGGGTACTGGAACGCTGGGAGTCCCTGGAACAGCTGCGTGCGCTGGAAAATGGCTACCAGATTGCGGTACACCTGGCAGCCCATGCACCGGCTGCCGGCGTGGATACCCCCGAAGATCTTGAGCGGGTGCGTGCCACGTTTGCACATCACCCCGCCATTTGACCGCTTTATCGCCCTACGGTAAGTTTCGTCACAATTACGTCGCAATGTCGGCCCGTATGGCGACATTGTTCGCGCCTGGCACCGGCCGGAGAGCCGTCGGTGCCAATGCCACGCATTACTCAGAATACTCAATCACCATCAGGACAATTCCCATGCGTCTCATTCTGCTCGGCGCCCCGGGTGCCGGCAAAGGTACCCAAGCCACTTTTCTAAAGGAACGTTTCGGCATTCCTCAGATCTCGACCGGCGACATGCTGCGCGCCGCCGTCAAGGCCGGCACGCCGATGGGTCTTGAAGCCAAGAAGATCATGGATGCAGGTGGCTTGGTGTCGGACGACATCATCATTGGTCTGGTCAAGGATCGCCTGAACGAACCCGATTGCGCCGACGGTTATCTGTTCGACGGTTTCCCGCGCACGATTCCGCAAGCCGACGCACTGAAGAGCGCCGGCGTTGCGCTGGACTTCGTGATCGAAGTCGACGTGCCCGAAGAAGAGATCATCGAGCGCATCAGCGGTCGCCGTGTCCACCCGGGCAGCGGCCGCGTGTACCACACGCGTTTCAACCCGCCGAAGGTTGAAGGCATCGACGACGTGTCCGGCGAGCCGCTGGTGCAACGCGACGACGATCTGGAAGAGACGGTGCGCAAGCGCCTGACCGTCTATCGCGAGCAGACCCGTCCGCTGGTCGAGTACTACTCGACCTGGGCCGAGTCTGGCGACACTGCCGCCCCGCAATATCGCCGCATCGCCGGCGTGGGCACGGTTGACACCATCAAGGCCCGTCTGTTCGAAGCGCTCGAATAAGACGTGTACGACCTGAAACGCGCCGTCTTCGGACGGCGCGTTTTGCTGCAAGCCCCTTTCTTTATGCACGGCGATGAATAAGGTGTCACATCAGACATTTATTCTCGGCGCGCATGATTGACGCGTATTGATTGACGCGCGTTGATTGACGTTTACGTAAACGATAGGCAGCCCTTCCACTCAAGGCGTGCCGCCCCGACTCAGGAGATTTTCGATGGACATCACAGGCAAAGTCGTTCTCATCACCGGCGGGGCCTCGGGCCTTGGCGCGGGCACGGCACGACGCGTGGTTGCTGCTGGCGGCAAAGTGCTGATCGCCGACGTGCAAGATGAAGCAGGCAAGGCGCTGGCCGCCGAGCTGGGCCAGAGCTTTGTGCATTGCGACGTGACGAGCGAGGCCGACGGCCAGGCGGCTGTGGAAGCTGCGCAAGCACTTGGCAAGCTGGTTGGCCTGGTGAACTGCGCCGGCATCGCCCCTGCAGCGCGCACGGTTGGTCGTGATGGCCCGCATGCGCTGGGTCTGTTCCAGAAGACGATCGGCATCAATCTGATCGGCAGCTTCAACATGATCCGTCTGGCGGCAGCGGCCATGGGCAAGAATGAGCCAGAATCTACTGGCGAGCGCGGTGTGTTGATCAATACGGCGTCTGTGGCAGCGTATGACGGGCAGATTGGTCAGGCGGCCTATTCGGCGTCGAAGGGTGGCATCGTAGGCATGACTTTGCCGGTGGCGCGCGATCTGTCGAAGGTCGGCATTCGCTGCGTGACGATCGCCCCGGGGATCTTTGGTACGCCGATGTTGTTCGGCATGCCGCAGGAAGTGCAAGACGCGCTGGCCGCGTCGGTCCCCTTCCCGTCGCGCCTGGGTACGCCGGACGATTACGCGAAGCTGGCGCTGCACATTTTCGACAATGACATGATCAATGGCGAGACGATCCGCCTGGATGGTGCAATTCGTCTGGCACCGAAGTAAGCAGTCGACGTCTGAGTTTTACTCGACGGTTTGTTGAAGCGGGTCATGCATTGCATGGCTCGTTTTGCATTTCACGGTTGCCAGATTCGCTGTTGTTGCGGCGTTTTGCTCGTGAAGGTGTAGCTGTTCTTCTGCCAGTCGCGGGTGGTGGGGCCGGATTGGCTGCCCCGCTGGACGTTGGCGTCGGGACTCCCGCCCTCCACCTTGTCCAGAAGGGCAGCCAATCCGGCCCCACCACCCACGCCTTCAAGCTTTCTTGGTTAACCGCACATGCCGCCTTTGGACGCATTTGGATTCTCTGGCTGTTTGGTGCTGTGAACGGTTCTCGGCGTGCGGTGGCCACCGTTCTTGATCACCATGCGGCTGGCCTTGGGGACTTGGCTGACCAGGTCGCCACGAAGCGACTCAGCGGCTCACGTCTCGGGCCGTTCTTTAGAGGCCTTTCAGGGCAGCGCCACGCAAGAAGATTTGCGCGTCTGCTTGGTGGTGGGGTGACTTGGAAGCGGGTGGCCGCGCACCAGGTAATGCGACGAAAAGGCGGGGCGTTGACGGTCAGCGTATTAAAGGCTGCGCACTGAACGTTCGGAGCGATGATCAACGTTCGAGGCAATGAAGATCGGCGATGAGCGATGGCAAATGCTGACGCTGCCAAGCATTTCCAAAAAGCACTGACACGTCCGTTGAGCACCTGTATCAAACAGCCGCCAGCGCCACGATCGTGTACCTATGGGACGGTCAGAATTTTTGTGTGCAAGGCGCTTCCAGCAGCCTCGCGTACATAGTTTAGGCGCTCTAGCCCGCCGACGCCCCAACAGTCCTTAGCACACAATTAAGCGTGCCAAGCCGCCAACGCCCTGGTGGCGTTGCCGCTACCGCACGCCAAGCGCCGCGAACGACACGCAGCACAAGCGTTTTTATGCAAATCCGCCGCCAGCGCCACAATTGTCGCTGCCGCTTTCCGCATGCCATGACGCTGCGGCCACCCGCTTCGATGTCACCCCACCACCAAGCAGACGCGCAAATTCTCTTGAGTGGCACTGCCGTAAAAGGCAGCTGAAGAACCCACCAAATCGTGAGCCGGAGAAATCGCTTCGTGGCGACCTAGCCAGCAGTCCCCATGGCCAGCCAGGTGGCGTTCAAGAATGGTGGCCGCCGAATGCCGAGAACCGATTCCAGTACCTGGCAGCCAGAAGATTCCGCACGCCCAAAGGCGGGATTTGCTTCTAACCAAACAACTTTGAAGGCGTGGGTGGTGGGGCCGGATTGGCTGCCCTTCTGGACAAGGTGGAGGGCGGAGACCCGACGCCAAGGTCAAGCGGGGCAGACGAGCCGGCCCCACCACCCGCGACTGGCTCAATAGCAACTGAAACGCCACAAGCAAAACGCGGCAGGCAAAAGAACACCACACCGCCGCCCAGAAAACGCCAACGCTACCAAACCCACACCCATCACAACAGCAAAAAACCTCAAATCACGCCTGCTTAGAAGCAACTACCGACACAGCACTGGCACGACGAAGATGACGAGGACGCAGACCCATCGCCAGCAACGCCAACCCGTAAATGCCAGCAGCGACACCAATCACCCCCAACAGATACGCCACCCGCACCAGACCATGCATCGCCAGCCAATCCAGATGTTGATTGGCAAACACCAGAAACGCCGACATCGCCCCCACGGCCACCACCATCCGTAACGCCAGAATCCCCCACCCCGACACCGGCCGATAAATCCCACGACGACGCAACCCGATCAACAACGCCAACGCATTCACACACGCCGCCAACCCAATCGACAACGCCAAGCCAGCGTGCTGCAACTGCGGCACCAACAACAGATTCAACATCTGCGTCACCACCAACACCATCACCGCAATACGCACCGGCGTGCGGATATCCTGCCGCGCGTAAAACCCCGGTGCCAGAATCTTCACCGCCAGCAAGCCCACCAAACCAACCGCATAAGCCAATACCGCCAGCCGCGTCTGCCCCACATCGGCCGCAGTAAACGCGCCATAGTGGAACAACACCGCCACCAAGCCCTCAGACGACAAAGCCAAGCCCAGCGCAGCCGGCAGACCCAGCAAGACCGTCAAACGCAGGCCCCAGTCCAGCAACGCGCTGTACTGCGCCGTGTCGCCCTTTGCGTGCGCCTGCGACAGGCTGGGCAACAACACCGTGCCCAGCGCCACCCCCAGCAACGCAGTCGGAAACTCCATCAAACGATCGGCGAACGACAGCCAGGTGACGCTGCCAGGCGCAAGCCACGTGGCAATGTTGGTGTTGATCAGCAAAGACAACTGCGCCACCGACACACCCAGCGTGGCGGGCAGCATCTGCCGCAGAATGCGTTTGACGGTGGGATCTGCCCACGCGGTGCGCAGGTCCAGCGACAGGCGCGGCAGCATTTTCAGCTTGGCCATGGCGGGCAATTGCGCGGCGATCTGGGCCACGCCACCGATCATCACACCAATGGCCAGCGCATAGATCGGCGGATCAATGTGCGGGGCGATCCACAGGCTTGCGCCGATCATCGCCAGATTCAACAACACGGGCGTTACCGCCGGCACCGTGAAGCGACGCCAAGTGTTCAGCACACCAGACGCCAGCGCCACCAGTGACATGCAGGTGATGTACGGGAACATCATCCGCGTCATCCACACGGCAGAATCGAAGTCTGCCGCGCGCTCGGGGCCGCGCATGCCGCTGCCCATGGCCGACACGATCAAGGGCGCGGCGATGATGCCGACCAATGCCACCAGTACCAGCACCACACTCAGCAGGCTGGCAACCCGATCGATCAGCACACGTACTTCGGCCTCGGGACGCTGGGCTTTCACCTCGCCAAGAATAGGCACAAAAGCCTGTGAAAACGCGCCTTCGGCGAACAGCCGACGCAACAGATTCGGAATCCGGAACGCGACCCAGAAAGCGTCAGTCAAGCCACCCGCACCAAAGGCACGTGCGATCAGGATGTCGCGTGCCAGGCCGGTGAAGCGTGACAGCAGCGTCAGGCCGCTGACGGTGGCGGCGGAACGCAGCAGACTCATGAGAAAACTCCGGAAAACGAAAGTACGCGAACGATGAGCGCGACAGGCGGACAGTACTTGCAAGGACGACCGCACACATCGGCAGCCCACGATGGCGAAAGTACGAGAGTTCAACACACCCGATCCGAATCGATACTGAATCGATCCGATCAATCACACCGGCGCGCGGGGCGACAGGCGCGGTGGATTGTAGAGCGTTCGCCATTGCCATCGACAAGTAGACTTGCGTCTGCCAGACAGACCATGCGCACGGCGCCACACCATAAATGGATGTCGCTGGGACACCTTTCCCGGGATAGTTCTGCGTTGCCGTCGCGCTGACCGGGTCTCACCATGCACGGAACGTGAAAAACGGAGAAACGACTGGTGCCACTGCGACCAATGCGACTCCCCTGAAATCAGTCCCTAATAGCCCGACAAGCGCGGCCTGCCGCAGCTTGCAAGGCCCTCTTCAGCCTGATGAACGGCGCAATCCTCACATTGGGCTACTATTCGGCCTGAATCCAAGCACTTGGACGGCCTTTGTGTTGATTTCCCGGCCGATCCGGGCTATATTGCTTGGCTTTGCGAAGTTCTTTCTTAGCTGGAAGTTTCCCCGGCCCGGCGTTTGTTCAACAAGCAGGCCAGGGGGAGAGTGGGACTTAAGACCAGGCTTTTTTCGACTGCGTTCTTGAGCTGATGTGAAACCGGGCTTTCAGACTGATTTCACGCAGGGTTGAATTGCCAAGGCTTAAACGCCAAGACATGCCAACCAGGGCGTAACTGCCACCTTCTCGACAAAACTTTTTGGCCTTGATGCAACGGATCGACGTAGGACCCTGCTCTTTCGGGCTTTACGCAGATATGTGGCTCAAGACCGAACAGCCCCTCTGAACCATCCGCTTGAACTAACGAGCTTCGCTCTCTTGAACCGGAAACTGGACTAATACCTCATGGCCAATACTGCCCAAGCTCGCAAGCGTGCACGCCAAGCTGTCGCACGCAACAAACACAACTCCAGCCTGCGCTCGATGCTGCGCACCTCAATCAAGCGCGTTCGCCAAGCGATCGACGCTGGCGACAAGGCTGCTGCCACCACCGTCTACCAAAAGACCACCAGCGTGATCGATCGCGTGGCTGACAAGAACATCATCCACAAGAACAAGGCTGCTCGTCACAAGAGCCGTCTGGCTGCCGCCATCAAGGCACTGGCCTAAGTTCACGACAATCGTTGGGAGCG contains these protein-coding regions:
- the lpxK gene encoding tetraacyldisaccharide 4'-kinase; the encoded protein is MLPLAWLNGAVLRLRRAAYRLGLRQAWVAPVPLVVVGNIYVGGTGKTPLLIALIQELRARGWHPGVVSRGYGAQVGEQPNVGCGELDPRAFGDEPALISARTHVPIAVHPRRPAAVRSLLAAHPEVDVVLSDDGLQHLALARDVEIVVQDARGVGNGRLLPAGPLRESAARLASVDALVTNLNTGDAPGPARTIAARQLDMRVAGDVAVNLRSGEKRSLASFANAGKVGAAAGIGRPSRFFSMLHAVGIQPVEELALPDHYDYAVSPFSAINADAVLITEKDAVKCGHLDDPRLWSVAVSAHLSDPYFFDWLEARLHGRTFA
- a CDS encoding Trm112 family protein; this translates as MDVRLLDILVCPVCKGPLRYDRERQELISEAARLAYPIRDGIPIMLESAARPLPTNH
- the kdsB gene encoding 3-deoxy-manno-octulosonate cytidylyltransferase gives rise to the protein MDFIAVVPARTRSTRLPDKPLADIAGMPMVVRTAQRALASGAKRVVIATDDVRVQDAAIAHGIDVLMTRADHPTGTDRLAEVCVQLDLPDDQVVVNVQGDEPLIDPALIAEVARMLGQHPDAAISTAAHPIADAAALFNPNVVKVVRGVDGRALYFSRAPIPWARDALSASEGNQILAPGLPALHHIGLYAYRAGFLRRFPTLPTGVLERWESLEQLRALENGYQIAVHLAAHAPAAGVDTPEDLERVRATFAHHPAI
- the adk gene encoding adenylate kinase is translated as MRLILLGAPGAGKGTQATFLKERFGIPQISTGDMLRAAVKAGTPMGLEAKKIMDAGGLVSDDIIIGLVKDRLNEPDCADGYLFDGFPRTIPQADALKSAGVALDFVIEVDVPEEEIIERISGRRVHPGSGRVYHTRFNPPKVEGIDDVSGEPLVQRDDDLEETVRKRLTVYREQTRPLVEYYSTWAESGDTAAPQYRRIAGVGTVDTIKARLFEALE
- a CDS encoding 3-hydroxyacyl-CoA dehydrogenase; the protein is MDITGKVVLITGGASGLGAGTARRVVAAGGKVLIADVQDEAGKALAAELGQSFVHCDVTSEADGQAAVEAAQALGKLVGLVNCAGIAPAARTVGRDGPHALGLFQKTIGINLIGSFNMIRLAAAAMGKNEPESTGERGVLINTASVAAYDGQIGQAAYSASKGGIVGMTLPVARDLSKVGIRCVTIAPGIFGTPMLFGMPQEVQDALAASVPFPSRLGTPDDYAKLALHIFDNDMINGETIRLDGAIRLAPK
- the murJ gene encoding murein biosynthesis integral membrane protein MurJ, which produces MSLLRSAATVSGLTLLSRFTGLARDILIARAFGAGGLTDAFWVAFRIPNLLRRLFAEGAFSQAFVPILGEVKAQRPEAEVRVLIDRVASLLSVVLVLVALVGIIAAPLIVSAMGSGMRGPERAADFDSAVWMTRMMFPYITCMSLVALASGVLNTWRRFTVPAVTPVLLNLAMIGASLWIAPHIDPPIYALAIGVMIGGVAQIAAQLPAMAKLKMLPRLSLDLRTAWADPTVKRILRQMLPATLGVSVAQLSLLINTNIATWLAPGSVTWLSFADRLMEFPTALLGVALGTVLLPSLSQAHAKGDTAQYSALLDWGLRLTVLLGLPAALGLALSSEGLVAVLFHYGAFTAADVGQTRLAVLAYAVGLVGLLAVKILAPGFYARQDIRTPVRIAVMVLVVTQMLNLLLVPQLQHAGLALSIGLAACVNALALLIGLRRRGIYRPVSGWGILALRMVVAVGAMSAFLVFANQHLDWLAMHGLVRVAYLLGVIGVAAGIYGLALLAMGLRPRHLRRASAVSVVASKQA
- the rpsT gene encoding 30S ribosomal protein S20, which encodes MANTAQARKRARQAVARNKHNSSLRSMLRTSIKRVRQAIDAGDKAAATTVYQKTTSVIDRVADKNIIHKNKAARHKSRLAAAIKALA